A genome region from Nicotiana tabacum cultivar K326 chromosome 13, ASM71507v2, whole genome shotgun sequence includes the following:
- the LOC107814665 gene encoding tetraspanin-6 has translation MYRFSNTVIGFLNLFTLLASIPIIGAGLWMARSSTTCEKFLQTPLLFLGFIILIVSLAGFIGACFHVAWALWLYLFVMLFLIGTLMGLTVFGFVVTSQGGVVDVPGKVYKEYHLDNYSTWLKKRIKDPQYWMTIRACILGSKTCATVITWSPYDYLTKDLTPIQSGCCKPPTACNYGLTTVSQDPDCYLWNNDPNLLCYECDSCKAGVLEDVRRDWQKISVLNIVMLVFLIGIYSIGCCAFQNTKRAVSDYPHGVNRMSKVRPRWDFYWWRWWHDRRRQLY, from the exons ATGTATAGATTCAGCAACACAGTGATAGGTTTCTTGAATCTTTTCACACTGTTAGCATCAATTCCAATCATAGGAGCTGGATTATGGATGGCAAGGAGCAGTACAACATGTGAAAAATTCCTCCAAACACCACTCTTGTTTCTAGGTTTCATAATCCTCATAGTTTCATTGGCTGGTTTCATAGGAGCTTGTTTCCATGTTGCATGGGCACTTTGGCTATATCTTTTTGTCATGTTGTTCCTCATAGGAACATTGATGGGGTTAACTGTGTTTGGTTTTGTGGTAACAAGCCAAGGTGGTGTGGTTGATGTGCCTGGGAAAGTGTACAAAGAGTATCATCTTGACAATTACTCAACATGGTTGAAGAAGAGAATTAAGGATCCTCAATATTGGATGACTATTAGGGCTTGTATTTTAGGTTCCAAGACTTGTGCTACTGTTATTACTTGGAGTCCCTATGATTATCTTACCAAAGATTTGACTCCTATCCAG TCAGGGTGTTGCAAGCCACCAACAGCATGCAACTATGGATTGACAACAGTGTCACAAGACccggattgttacctttggaataATGACCCGAATTTGCTGTGCTATGAATGTGACTCTTGCAAAGCTGGAGTTCTTGAAGATGTTAGAAGAGATTGGCAAAAGATATCTGTTCTTAATATTGTCATGCTCGTTTTCCTCATTGGAATTTACTCCATTGGTTGCTGTGCTTTCCAAAACACAAAGCGGGCTGTATCCGATTACCCGCATGGCGTAAACCGTATGTCTAAAGTCCGACCCAGATGGGATTTCTACTG GTGGAGATGGTGGCACGACAGAAGACGTCAGCTTTATTAG